From a region of the Methanobrevibacter sp. V74 genome:
- a CDS encoding glycosyltransferase, with product MTNEYKLSVVVLVYNTEYYLDDCLDSLINQTLDDIEIICVNDESTDNSLNILKQYARKYDNIKIIDQKNQGGAIAGNNGLKIAKGEYIAIIDSDDIVVEDAYEKLYKKAKKTDSDIVAGKPVKYVNQYQRQIAFKNNIWDEERTFTVDEFKEIYYDVFYWNKIYRRKLVEEHDIYMIPGKIYADVPLVYRAYSFADKMSIIPDVVYYWRRRAQEDIIKGNSDTSVSKSLLDIPNMKDRLSTYYYVKDYFIEAGLEKYFNYVIKTYVERFFYPIKGILKDDNFKEVYLKEIKCILSEIDELYDNNLDKRYNLFFYFILNDMDDELEDFLNFDLDEKSTVTRDGKVYWNVKFFDNPEYNIPDEIFEIKKVEDNFINVEDISADSEYIYFHNISLPSNLKIKDVKASFMGLTKRDTVKENNVYEFSLDNTGNNIYNGKVEISKINNINNYDVHLKVIYDNDTYELFRLKEILFEKSSDEIVKLNKNDNLIFFFTSLGNFSITKGYCKNFFEYNIDSNGMFLIPKTNGAAIYKVVFNYKYDNVYFTQTDNSPKIRLQNELELIWKYSIDENTKYNLFVEIHKKKFKLKKNAFVDFKNQEIEYNGKKIRIFEDPEGYIAIILK from the coding sequence ATGACTAATGAATACAAATTATCTGTTGTAGTTTTAGTTTACAATACGGAATATTACTTAGATGACTGTTTAGATTCACTTATAAATCAGACATTGGATGATATTGAAATTATATGTGTTAATGATGAAAGTACAGACAATAGTTTAAATATTTTAAAACAATATGCAAGAAAATATGATAATATCAAAATAATAGACCAGAAAAATCAAGGTGGAGCTATTGCTGGAAATAATGGTTTAAAAATTGCTAAAGGAGAATATATAGCGATTATTGATTCCGATGATATTGTTGTAGAAGATGCTTATGAAAAATTATATAAAAAAGCTAAGAAAACAGATTCTGACATTGTTGCAGGTAAGCCAGTTAAATATGTAAATCAATATCAAAGACAAATTGCATTTAAAAATAATATCTGGGATGAAGAAAGAACATTTACTGTTGATGAATTTAAAGAAATATATTATGATGTTTTCTACTGGAATAAAATCTACAGACGTAAATTAGTTGAAGAACATGACATCTACATGATTCCAGGTAAAATTTATGCTGATGTGCCATTAGTATATAGAGCTTATTCCTTTGCTGATAAAATGAGTATTATTCCAGATGTGGTATATTATTGGCGTAGACGTGCACAAGAAGACATTATTAAAGGAAATAGCGATACATCTGTAAGTAAAAGTTTACTTGATATTCCGAACATGAAAGATAGACTTTCAACTTATTATTATGTAAAAGATTACTTTATTGAAGCCGGTTTGGAAAAATACTTTAATTATGTTATTAAAACCTATGTAGAAAGATTTTTCTATCCAATAAAAGGCATATTAAAAGATGATAATTTCAAAGAAGTTTATTTAAAAGAGATTAAATGCATATTGTCTGAAATTGATGAGTTATATGATAATAATTTGGATAAAAGATATAATCTGTTTTTTTACTTTATTTTAAATGATATGGATGATGAGTTAGAAGATTTCTTAAATTTTGATTTAGATGAAAAATCAACCGTTACTCGTGATGGAAAAGTATATTGGAATGTTAAATTCTTTGACAATCCTGAATATAACATTCCAGATGAAATCTTTGAAATTAAAAAAGTTGAAGATAATTTCATAAATGTTGAGGATATTTCTGCTGATTCAGAATATATTTACTTCCACAATATTTCTTTACCTTCAAACTTAAAAATTAAAGATGTAAAAGCTTCTTTTATGGGTTTAACTAAAAGAGATACAGTTAAGGAAAATAATGTTTATGAATTTAGTTTAGACAACACAGGAAATAACATTTATAATGGTAAAGTTGAAATTAGCAAGATAAATAACATTAACAATTATGATGTTCACTTAAAAGTTATTTATGACAATGATACTTATGAACTATTTAGATTAAAAGAAATATTATTTGAAAAGAGCAGTGATGAGATAGTTAAATTAAATAAAAATGATAATTTAATATTCTTTTTTACATCTTTAGGTAATTTTTCAATAACAAAGGGATATTGTAAAAATTTCTTTGAGTATAATATTGACAGTAATGGAATGTTTTTAATTCCAAAAACAAATGGTGCGGCTATTTATAAAGTTGTATTCAACTATAAGTATGATAATGTTTACTTTACTCAGACAGATAACTCTCCAAAGATTAGATTGCAAAATGAATTAGAATTAATTTGGAAGTATAGTATTGATGAAAATACAAAATATAATCTTTTTGTTGAAATTCATAAGAAAAAATTTAAATTAAAGAAAAATGCTTTTGTTGATTTTAAAAATCAAGAAATAGAGTATAACGGTAAAAAAATTAGAATTTTCGAAGACCCTGAGGGATATATTGCAATAATATTAAAATAA